A window of Juglans regia cultivar Chandler chromosome 7, Walnut 2.0, whole genome shotgun sequence contains these coding sequences:
- the LOC108987344 gene encoding 60S ribosomal protein L21-1, whose product MPAGHGLRSRTRDLFARPFRKKGYIPLTTYLRTYKIGDYVDIKVNGAVHKGMPHKFYHGRTGIVWNVTKRAIGVEINKQVGNRIIRKRIHVRVEHVLPSRCTEDFRMRKLKNDQLKAEAKSKGEIISTKRQPEGPKPGFMVEGATLETVTPIPYDVVNDLKGGY is encoded by the exons ATGCCTGCTGGTCACGGTCTTCGTTCTCGGACCCGAGATCTCTTCGCTCGGCCCTTCAGGAAGAAGGGTTACATCCCCCTCACCACCTACCTTAGGACCTATAAGATCGGCGACTATGTCGACATCAAAGTGAACGGCGCCGTCCACAAGGGTATGCCCCACAAGTTCTACCATGGCCGTACCGGCATAGTCTGGAACGTCACCAAGCGCGCCATCGGCGTTGAGATCAACAAGCAG GTGGGTAACAGAATTATCAGGAAGAGGATCCATGTTCGTGTGGAGCACGTGTTGCCCTCAAGGTGCACGGAGGATTTCCGTATGAGGAAGCTTAAGAATGATCAGTTGAAGGCTGAGGCAAAGTCAAAAGGTGAGATCATTAGCACCAAGAGGCAGCCAGAGGGCCCTAAACCAGGATTCATGGTGGAGGGGGCGACGTTGGAGACGGTGACTCCCATTCCTTACGATGTTGTCAACGATCTTAAGGGTGGTTACTAG
- the LOC108987302 gene encoding uncharacterized protein LOC108987302 isoform X2, which yields MLNGYQSITEVSHKCNPESDFLSFINSTLDEIEGPCHCWLNTFRENKDSFKTGATLLVLAGQFLDGSINGSNSSWMLEQAKSLQQRFPQLHIMGFQCGSSVFSSVDRSHVVQLIMNEYITFPILLSNKMFPEVANVPCYILFKDSRSHVFYHEKGHDIGILNKAVEEVGTEKDKSRLVHNVKSTWSRHAEVTKEPYLCSFSRNLLLNFPGCISADESGNRLFLSDTNHHRIIVFNGNGKILDCIGSSPGFEDGKFETAKLVRPAASFYHAVEDCLYFVDSENHAIRRADLGSRVLETLYPTSNNDKKGNSSWTWIMDMLGLGRRVDTKSEEFDSNSLMFPWHLMKSIDDSFLIINRSFDTLWIMDMASGKIKEVVKGFTNILETGGQWIMKKISILEQMPCDALQAQVDTSSTPEGLPYAGLISSSTTLQNHIVICDTVGQRILKIDRESGVFSNIQFSNFGILGLPYWLCSPLERVYTTGGLWGAQIDHLQCFSLLPGRIDIQLNVDIPVDTKLVEPLQEGCIWRWARGAAAEVSVVEIEAGSSEKVGVAQQWYDELDSLAFLTPEPELTVEDNDTAMDSKFQDERVHINCAVNTSPGTSEVIICAALYLKLKKPDLGDDDQEKYAARILDILNPDRTGKAERDSFIRILLKSNRDLRDLIFIKPLHVRVKLDTLNHPKAENSKEIVLTDSSIEVKVSLNS from the exons TGCTGGACAGTTCCTCGATGGTTCGATAAATGGCTCCAATTCTTCCTGGATGCTAGAACAAGCAAAGTCACTTCAGCAAAG GTTCCCTCAGCTCCATATAATGGGTTTCCAGTGTGGCAGTTCAGTTTTTTCCTCTGTTGATCGAAGTCATGTAGTTCAGCTAATAATGAATGAATACATCACATTTCCTATTTTATTGTCAAACAAGATGTTTCCTGAG GTGGCAAATGTGCCATGTTACATTCTATTCAAAGATTCTAGGAGTCATGTATTTTACCATGAGAAGGGCCATGATATTGGAATTCTTAACAAAG CTGTTGAGGAGGTAGGTACTGAAAAAGACAAGTCTAGGTTGGTCCATAACGTGAAAAGCACGTGGTCCAGGCATGCTGAGGTCACTAAGGAACCGTATTTATGTTCTTTTTCACGGAATTTGCTGCTTAACTTCCCAG GGTGCATCTCTGCAGATGAGAGTGGCAATCGCCTCTTCCTTTCAGACACCAATCACCATCGGATTATTGTCTTTAATGGGAATGGAAAGATTCTTGACTGT ATTGGTTCCTCCCCTGGTTTTGAGGATGGAAAATTTGAGACTGCCAAGTTGGTCCGTCCTGCAGCTTCGTTTTATCATGCTGTTGAGGATTGCCTGTATTTTGTGGATTCAGAG AACCATGCCATCAGGAGAGCTGATTTGGGAAGTCGAGTTTTAGAGACACTCTATCCAACAAGCAACAATGATAAGAAGGGTAATTCCTCATGGACCTGGATCATGGACATGCTGGGTCTGGGAAGAAGAGTTGATACAAAATCCGAAGAATTTGATTCCAATTCCCTGATGTTCCCTTGGCATCTAATGAAATCAATAGATGAtagttttttaatcataaacCGTAG CTTTGATACTCTATGGATCATGGATATGGCTTCAGGGAAGATCAAAGAAGTTGTAAAAG gatttacaaatattttggaGACCGGTGGACAGTGgataatgaagaaaatatccATTTTGGAACAGATGCCATGTGATGCGTTACAAGCACAGGTTGATACTTCCTCAACACCAGAGGGGCTTCCATATGCTGGTCTCATATCTTCATCTACAACCTTGCAGAATCACATAGTCATATGTGACACAg TTGGACAGAGGATCCTGAAAATTGATAGGGAATCAGGTGTCTTTTCAAACATccagttttcaaattttgggATCCTTGGTTTACCTTATTGGTTGTGCTCACCATTGGAGAGAGTTTATACAAC TGGTGGACTTTGGGGAGCACAGATTGATCATCTTCAATGTTTCAGCTTGTTGCCAG GTAGGATTGACATACAGTTAAACGTGGATATCCCTGTGGATACAAAGCTAGTAGAACCATTACAAGAAGGATGTATCTGGCGCTGGGCAAGAGGAGCTGCTGCTGAAGTCTCAGTAGTAGAGATTGAAGCAGGATCCTCAGAGAAG GTTGGTGTTGCCCAACAGTGGTATGACGAATTGGATAGTCTCGCCTTTTTAACACCTGAACCAGAATTGACTGTGGAAGATAATGATACTGCTATGGATAGTAAGTTTCAAGATGAGAGAGTTCACATTAACTGTGCTGTCAATACAAGTCCTGGAACAAGTGAG GTTATTATTTGTGCTGCATTGTATCTGAAACTTAAAAAACCAGATTTAGGAGATGACGATCAGGAGAAATATGCAGCAAGGATACTGGATATTTTGAACCCAGATAGAACTGGAAAAGCAGAAAGAGATTCATTCATTCgtattttgttaaaatcaaaCAGAGATTTGAGAGACCTCATCTTCATTAAACCTCTGCATGTGAGGGTAAAATTGGATACTCTTAATCACCCAAAAGCTGAGAATTCAAAGGAAATCGTTCTAACAGACTCCTCCATTGAGGTCAAAGTCTCCCTCAACTCATAA